The genomic interval CGTGGTCGAGGCCCAGCTCGGCGATCGAGTCGAGGTCGGCGCGTACGGAGTCGAGGTCGAAGTCGAGCCAGTGGTGGAACCACCCTTGGCTGGGCGTGTAGTTGACGCCGAAGCGCACGGCAGAAGACATCGGGATCCTGGTTCTGTAGTGCGTACGTGGGGGAAGTCGGCGCGCGTAGGTCTCAGCCCTTGACGGCACCGTCGCCGACGCCCCGGAAGAAGTACCGCTGGAGGCAGGCGAAGAGGGCGATCAGCGGTGCCACGGCGATGACCGTGCCGGCGGCCACCAGGCGTTCGTCGTTGGCGAAGGTGCCGTGCAGATAGTTGAGGCCGATGGTGAGCGTGAACCTGGACGGGTCGCTGAGCACGATGAGCGGCCACAGGAAGTCGTCCCAGGCGCCCATGAAGGCGAAGATCGCGACGACCGCGATGGTCCCCTTCACGGACGGCAGCGCGATCCGCAGGAACCGCTGCCACACGTTGGCGCCGTCGACGAAGGCCGCTTCCTCTATCTCGTACGGCAGGTTGAGGAAGGCGTTGCGCATCAGCAGCACGTTCATCGCGCCGACGCAGCCCGGGAGGACCACGCCGATCAGGGTGTTGTTGAGGCCCAGCTCCCGCATGGTGGTGAACTGGGCGATGATGATGCCCTCCACCGGCACGAGCATCGCGAGGATGAAGACGAGGGTGGCCACGCGTCGGCCCCGGTAGCGCAGCCGGGCCAGGGCGTACCCGGCGAGGGCCGAACCGACGCAGTTCGTCACGACGTTGGCGGTGGCGACCTTCAGTGAGTTGAAGGCGTAGTCCCAGACGGGGATGGTGTCGGCGACCCGCTTGTAGTTGTGCAGCGTGGGGTGTTCGGGCAGGAAGGTCGGCGGTGAGCTGTAGATGTCCTCGGTCGGGCCCTTGAGCGAGGTGGAGAGCTGCCACACGAAGGGGCCGATCGTGATGGCGAGGACGATGAGCAACAGCGTGTAGCGCAGCGCGAGTTCCCAGACGCGGATGCGGCGGCCGTGCTCGTCGGTGATGCGGGGTTCGCGAACCGCCGTCTCCTGGACGGGCCTTGTGCGCTCGATGACGCTCAAGCGTCCTCCTTCCGGTCGGCCCGCAGCACGAGCAGCATCAGGGCGACGGTGACCACGAAGACGACGACCGAGAGCGCGGAGGCGTATCCGACGCGGCCGGTCAGTCCCGTACCCGTGCGCTGGACGAGCATCACGAGGGTGGTGTCCTCGCCGGCCGGTCCGCCGCTCGGGCCCGCCATCAGGTAGACCTCGGAGAACACCTTGAAGGCGGCGACCGAGGACAGCGCGCCCACCAGCACCATCGTGGAGCGGACGGCGGGCACGGTCACCGTGAAGAAGCGGCGCACCGCGCCCGCGCCGTCGACCGACGCGGCCTCGTGCAGTTCGCGCGGCACGCTGGCGAGCGCGGCCAGATAAATGATCATGTAGTAGCCGAGGCCCTTCCAGACCGTGACGGCCATGGCGCTCAGCAGGAGCAGCCACTGGTCGCTGAGGAAGCCGATCTGTCCGACGCCGATCGTCTCCAACAGCGAGTTGACCAGGCCCCGTTCGTCCAGCAGCCACACCCAGATCAGTCCGACCACGACGATGGACGCGACGACCGGCGTGTAGAACGCGGATCGGAAGAAGGTGATGCCGGGGATGTTCTTCTGTACCAACAGGGCGAGCAGCAGCGGGAGTACGACGAGTGCGGGCACCACTCCGACGATGTACAGGGTGCTGTTGCGCAGGCCGGTCCAGAACATGTCGTCGTGCCACAGCTCGCGGAAGTTGGCGAAGCCGACGAAGTGGCCCGGGATCAGGGTGCGCCGGTCCGTGAAGGAGTTGATCACGGTGGAGCCGAAGGGGTAGAGCACGAAGGCGCCGACGACGAGCAGCCCGGGGGCGGCGAACAGCCAGGGACTGGTGGGCAGTTGGCGCCGCACGCGGGACACGTCGGCCATGGGGACTCTCAGCCTTCCTGCTGGAGCAGCGTGTCGCACTGCTTGACAGCGTTGTCGAGAGCCGTCTTGGGGCTCTCCTTGCCCTGGAGCGCCTTGGCGACCTCGTTGCGCAGGGCGGTCTTCATCTGCTCGCTGAACAGCACCGGGGTGTAATTGACCGCGTTCTTCAGGGACTTGGCGGCGGCGATCCGCACCCGCGTCTCGTCGGTGCCGTCCTCCTTGGTGAAGTACGGGTCGTCGAGGGAACCGGCGGTGCTCGGGAAGATGGCGACCTTCTTCGCGAACGACATCTGCTGCTGGGCGTCGGTGACGTAGTGCGCGAAGGCCACGGACGCGGGGGTGTGCTTGGTCTTGGAGTTGACCATCACGCCCATCACGTACATGTTGACGTGCCCGGTGCTGGTGATCTGGTCGGTGATGCCGATGTTCTTGTACAGGCTGGGCGCCTGCTTCTTGAAGTTGTCGAGGTCCAGGGCGCTGCCCGGGTTCATCGCCACGGCGCCGGTGAGGAACTTCTTGCCGGACGACTCGGGGGTGGCGGTGAGCGCCTGTGAGTCGAGGGCCTTCGCGTCGTACAACTCCTTGTACTTGGTGAGGAGTTCGATGCCCTTCGCGTCGTTGAAGGCGAA from Streptomyces sp. NBC_01288 carries:
- a CDS encoding carbohydrate ABC transporter permease, with product MSVIERTRPVQETAVREPRITDEHGRRIRVWELALRYTLLLIVLAITIGPFVWQLSTSLKGPTEDIYSSPPTFLPEHPTLHNYKRVADTIPVWDYAFNSLKVATANVVTNCVGSALAGYALARLRYRGRRVATLVFILAMLVPVEGIIIAQFTTMRELGLNNTLIGVVLPGCVGAMNVLLMRNAFLNLPYEIEEAAFVDGANVWQRFLRIALPSVKGTIAVVAIFAFMGAWDDFLWPLIVLSDPSRFTLTIGLNYLHGTFANDERLVAAGTVIAVAPLIALFACLQRYFFRGVGDGAVKG
- a CDS encoding carbohydrate ABC transporter permease, with translation MADVSRVRRQLPTSPWLFAAPGLLVVGAFVLYPFGSTVINSFTDRRTLIPGHFVGFANFRELWHDDMFWTGLRNSTLYIVGVVPALVVLPLLLALLVQKNIPGITFFRSAFYTPVVASIVVVGLIWVWLLDERGLVNSLLETIGVGQIGFLSDQWLLLLSAMAVTVWKGLGYYMIIYLAALASVPRELHEAASVDGAGAVRRFFTVTVPAVRSTMVLVGALSSVAAFKVFSEVYLMAGPSGGPAGEDTTLVMLVQRTGTGLTGRVGYASALSVVVFVVTVALMLLVLRADRKEDA